The Kitasatospora paranensis genome has a window encoding:
- a CDS encoding aldo/keto reductase, with translation MATAPASGPAAGPSLARFGVGTAAVGRPGYITLGRDLDLPSERSVEALRARTHALLDAAYAAGVRYFDTARSYGRAEEFVGAWLDARPEAAADLVVGSKWGYTYTADWQASGVPVHEVKEHSTAVFDRQVRETRALLGPRLDVYLVHSVTPDSPALTDRALHARMAALAEEGVRVGLSTSGSAQSETIRAALAVEVSGRPLFKAVQSTWNLLEPSAGPALAEAHAAGMLVVVKEGMANGRLAGRNATGPDTTLLRTLAAGTGQSCDAIALAAAAAQPWADIVLSGAATPAQLASNLAAARLDLAPGELDRLAALAEPADLYWKTRAALPWA, from the coding sequence ATGGCGACTGCACCCGCCTCCGGCCCGGCCGCCGGACCGTCGCTCGCACGCTTCGGCGTCGGCACCGCCGCCGTCGGCCGCCCCGGCTACATCACGCTCGGCCGTGACCTCGACCTGCCGTCCGAGCGGAGTGTCGAGGCGCTGCGGGCACGCACGCACGCGCTGCTCGACGCCGCGTACGCCGCCGGGGTGCGGTACTTCGACACGGCGCGGTCGTACGGGCGGGCGGAGGAGTTCGTCGGCGCATGGCTGGACGCCCGGCCGGAGGCGGCGGCCGACCTGGTGGTGGGGAGCAAGTGGGGTTACACCTACACCGCCGACTGGCAGGCCTCGGGTGTGCCCGTGCACGAGGTCAAGGAGCACTCGACGGCGGTGTTCGACCGGCAGGTCCGGGAGACAAGGGCCCTGCTGGGGCCGCGGCTCGATGTCTACCTGGTGCACTCCGTGACACCCGACAGCCCGGCCCTGACCGACCGCGCGCTTCACGCGCGGATGGCCGCGCTCGCCGAGGAGGGCGTCCGGGTGGGCCTGTCCACCAGCGGCTCCGCGCAGAGCGAGACCATCCGGGCGGCGCTGGCGGTGGAGGTGTCGGGCCGTCCGCTGTTCAAGGCGGTCCAATCCACCTGGAACCTGCTGGAGCCCTCCGCCGGACCGGCGCTGGCCGAGGCCCACGCGGCCGGGATGCTGGTGGTGGTGAAGGAGGGCATGGCGAACGGCCGCCTCGCCGGCCGCAACGCCACGGGCCCCGACACGACCCTGCTGCGCACCCTCGCCGCCGGCACCGGCCAGTCCTGCGACGCCATCGCGCTGGCTGCGGCAGCGGCCCAGCCGTGGGCCGACATCGTGCTCTCCGGCGCGGCGACCCCGGCACAGCTGGCATCGAACCTCGCCGCCGCACGACTCGACCTCGCGCCCGGCGAGCTCGACCGGCTGGCAGCGCTCGCCGAGCCCGCCGACCTGTACTGGAAGACCCGTGCCGCGCTGCCGTGGGCCTGA
- a CDS encoding Xaa-Pro dipeptidyl-peptidase yields the protein MSIRLLRPLVLVCALLAALTAAQLGPAAAHAAALGTIRGGVSQPVYSYANAIRETVWVDTGLDSDGDGRTDRVAADIIRPGEPAAAGRKIPVIMDASPYYSCCGRGNESQLKTYDAQGKPVRFPLYYDNYFVPRGYAVVLVDLAGTNRSDGCVDVGGPSDVTSAKAVVDWLNGRAAGHSARTGGSTVAPAWANGSVGMIGKSWDGTIANGVAATGVDGLKTIVPISAISSWYDYYRSDGAPLYSGTPADLAGYVESPAAAPHCAAVQHRLAAGAPTNGDWSGLWQQRDYVADAAKVRASVFVVHGMQDLNVRDINFSQWWAALARSGVDRKIWLSQTGHVDPFDFRRTAWVETLHSWFDHYLLGVDNGVQRGPAADIERAPDQWTQDRTWPAPGTVTGALGLRPGTLTTAAGSGTAAFTDNPALGEDDWAANADTGSPENTVFTTGALAGDLRMSGQGSITLSVKSSTASAHLSAVLVDLGPTTIRNYEGTGEGITTLATRSCWGDSTPGDSACFLDTSADTAPVGYTVFSRGWADLGHYAGLNRTVALTPGRSYPITFDLAGTDHVVPAGHRLALIVAGTDSGLLEPASTTPSLSIDLARSSLRLPLVGGTAALRQTATPSRPETLPGLPTGRAATATGPENFR from the coding sequence ATGTCCATCAGACTGCTTCGCCCCTTGGTCCTCGTCTGCGCGCTCCTGGCCGCGCTCACCGCCGCCCAGCTCGGCCCCGCCGCGGCGCACGCCGCCGCCCTCGGCACGATCAGAGGCGGCGTCAGCCAGCCCGTCTACTCGTACGCCAACGCCATCCGGGAGACGGTCTGGGTCGACACCGGGCTCGACAGCGACGGCGACGGCCGTACCGACCGGGTGGCCGCGGACATCATCCGGCCCGGCGAACCGGCCGCCGCCGGGCGGAAGATCCCCGTCATCATGGACGCCAGCCCCTACTACTCCTGCTGCGGGCGGGGCAACGAGTCACAGCTCAAGACCTACGACGCGCAGGGCAAACCCGTCCGGTTCCCCCTCTACTACGACAACTACTTCGTGCCCCGCGGCTACGCGGTCGTCCTGGTCGATCTGGCCGGGACCAACCGCTCCGACGGCTGCGTGGACGTCGGCGGCCCCTCCGACGTCACCTCCGCCAAGGCGGTCGTCGACTGGCTGAACGGCCGGGCCGCCGGCCACAGCGCCCGCACCGGCGGCAGCACCGTCGCACCGGCCTGGGCGAACGGCTCGGTGGGCATGATCGGGAAGTCCTGGGACGGCACCATCGCCAACGGCGTCGCCGCCACCGGTGTCGACGGTCTCAAGACCATCGTGCCGATCTCGGCGATCAGTTCCTGGTACGACTACTACCGCTCCGACGGCGCTCCGCTCTACAGCGGCACCCCTGCCGACCTGGCCGGGTACGTGGAGAGCCCGGCCGCCGCGCCGCACTGCGCCGCGGTGCAGCACCGGCTCGCGGCGGGCGCGCCGACGAACGGCGACTGGAGCGGACTGTGGCAGCAGCGCGACTACGTCGCCGACGCGGCCAAGGTGCGCGCCAGCGTCTTCGTGGTGCACGGGATGCAGGATCTGAACGTCCGCGACATCAATTTCTCCCAGTGGTGGGCGGCGCTGGCCCGCAGCGGCGTCGACCGCAAGATCTGGCTGTCCCAGACCGGCCACGTGGACCCCTTCGACTTCCGGCGCACCGCGTGGGTGGAAACCCTGCACAGCTGGTTCGACCACTACCTGCTCGGCGTGGACAACGGCGTCCAGCGCGGCCCGGCCGCCGACATCGAGCGCGCCCCGGACCAGTGGACGCAGGACCGCACCTGGCCCGCGCCCGGTACGGTCACCGGCGCACTGGGCCTCAGGCCCGGCACGCTGACCACCGCGGCCGGCAGCGGCACCGCCGCGTTCACCGACAACCCGGCCCTCGGCGAGGACGACTGGGCGGCGAACGCCGATACGGGCTCCCCGGAGAACACGGTCTTCACCACCGGCGCGCTCGCCGGGGACCTGCGGATGTCGGGCCAGGGCTCGATCACCCTGTCCGTGAAATCCTCCACCGCCAGCGCCCACCTCAGCGCCGTTCTGGTCGATCTGGGGCCGACGACCATCCGGAACTACGAGGGCACGGGCGAGGGCATCACCACCCTGGCCACCCGCTCCTGCTGGGGCGACAGCACGCCGGGCGACAGCGCCTGTTTCCTGGACACCTCGGCCGACACCGCACCGGTGGGCTACACGGTCTTCAGCCGGGGCTGGGCCGACCTCGGGCACTACGCCGGGCTGAACCGGACGGTGGCGCTCACCCCGGGCAGGTCCTACCCGATCACCTTCGACCTGGCCGGCACCGACCACGTCGTGCCCGCCGGACACCGGCTCGCCCTGATCGTGGCCGGTACCGACAGCGGCCTGCTCGAACCGGCGTCGACCACGCCGAGCCTGAGCATCGATCTGGCCCGCTCCTCGCTCCGGCTGCCGCTGGTCGGCGGCACGGCCGCGCTGCGGCAGACGGCCACGCCGAGCCGGCCGGAGACCCTGCCGGGGCTGCCGACGGGCCGGGCAGCCACCGCCACCGGTCCGGAGAACTTCCGGTAG
- a CDS encoding SpoIIE family protein phosphatase: MDRRDPVEPVRPHVGNDTAGHPGTGAATGAGPPVEAAGSRAPASGPAGPRATEGVPAEREDALVAAVVKAVGETGGHVGSVFLRSRDNRSIVLAATCGASPALLGGWRLIPVNSPIPVAAAYRSGRTVHLADAEETMRRYPQLAVALPYAFGSASVPVRAGPESLGALTVVWSAPPGHAGLSRAQLRHLRAIANRLGTALADLRARGDSFAYDATTVPVEVPVPTAPAVRVGLFDWQLDTGTVVADDELCAIFGLRPDAFDGRADTLASRLHPGDRISLRATARAAVTDGRVLARRLRVRAADGYRTVELWGRVPEAPGAAVRRHLVGCVLDGAAGAAAVTAVERLRDGLFSLAPDGRVTYANHSLEQLLGVRVRELLGRRLWEVVPWLSDPVHEDRHRAAMVAQQPTAFLVRRPPDRWLAFSLHPDTNGVTGAVTPSGPPHSPSAGSGAAAESRESTGDPPGSGPGHPTPGDPTPGLPTARAAPARLGAIHRVLQLGSALTEAVTVDEVCEVVGDQLMPAFGGQHLAIYVIDEGRLQLLFHTGHHDRFLHWLEGRPLDTPLPGTEVPTSSTPRFVESRQDPTGPHPALSMDGVGAWAYLPLIASNRPVGTCILGFDELHHFTTRDRGILTALSGLIAQALERARLYDEKSALAHGLQNALLPHRLPVLPGIGTTGRYLPGTSGMNIGGDWYDVIPTEGGVALVVGDVEGHSVAAAGIMGQLRSAVRAFVTAGHSAGAVLSGTNRLLVDLDPGMLASCCYLRIEPRTGRVHAVRAGHCPPLVRRPDGSTEVLELAGGPLLGVDGASSYPETRLDLAPGSIIALYTDGLVEERGSDIDLGIDDLRASLAHARAGSLDELADQLLRKALRSRHRSDDIALLLTEYRPE; this comes from the coding sequence ATGGATCGGCGCGACCCGGTGGAGCCGGTGCGGCCGCACGTCGGGAACGACACGGCCGGCCACCCGGGCACGGGCGCCGCGACCGGTGCGGGCCCTCCGGTCGAAGCCGCCGGGTCCCGGGCGCCCGCGTCCGGGCCGGCCGGCCCCAGGGCGACCGAGGGGGTGCCGGCGGAGCGCGAGGACGCCCTGGTGGCGGCCGTCGTCAAGGCCGTCGGGGAGACCGGCGGCCATGTCGGGAGCGTCTTCCTCCGATCGCGGGACAACCGTTCGATCGTGCTGGCGGCGACCTGCGGTGCATCGCCCGCCCTGCTCGGCGGCTGGCGGCTCATCCCGGTCAACAGCCCCATTCCGGTCGCGGCGGCCTACCGGTCGGGGCGGACGGTCCATCTGGCCGACGCCGAAGAGACGATGCGACGCTATCCGCAGCTCGCGGTGGCCCTGCCGTACGCGTTCGGCTCGGCATCGGTCCCGGTGAGGGCCGGCCCGGAGAGCCTGGGGGCACTGACGGTGGTGTGGTCGGCACCGCCCGGGCACGCCGGGCTGTCCAGGGCCCAGCTCCGCCACCTGCGGGCCATCGCCAACCGGCTCGGCACCGCCCTCGCCGACCTCCGGGCCCGCGGGGACTCCTTCGCCTACGACGCCACGACGGTGCCCGTCGAGGTCCCCGTTCCCACCGCGCCGGCGGTACGGGTCGGCCTGTTCGACTGGCAGCTCGACACCGGGACCGTGGTCGCCGACGACGAGCTGTGCGCGATCTTCGGCCTCAGGCCCGACGCCTTCGACGGACGGGCGGACACGCTGGCCTCCCGGCTCCACCCCGGCGACCGGATCTCGCTCCGGGCCACGGCCCGCGCGGCCGTCACGGACGGCCGGGTGCTCGCCCGCCGACTGCGCGTCCGCGCCGCCGACGGGTACCGCACCGTCGAGCTGTGGGGCCGCGTACCGGAGGCCCCCGGGGCAGCGGTCCGCCGTCACCTCGTCGGCTGCGTGCTCGACGGCGCAGCGGGCGCGGCGGCCGTGACCGCGGTGGAACGGCTCCGGGACGGGCTCTTCTCCCTCGCCCCGGACGGGCGGGTCACCTACGCCAATCACAGCCTGGAGCAGCTGCTCGGGGTGCGCGTCCGGGAGCTGCTCGGCCGCCGCCTGTGGGAGGTCGTGCCCTGGCTGTCCGACCCCGTCCACGAGGACCGGCACCGCGCCGCGATGGTTGCGCAGCAGCCGACCGCCTTTCTGGTCCGCCGGCCGCCGGACCGGTGGCTCGCCTTCTCCCTCCACCCGGACACGAACGGCGTGACCGGCGCGGTGACGCCGTCCGGGCCGCCGCACTCACCGTCGGCAGGCTCCGGGGCAGCGGCGGAATCCAGGGAGTCGACCGGCGATCCGCCCGGTTCCGGACCCGGACACCCCACGCCCGGAGACCCCACGCCCGGCCTGCCGACGGCCCGGGCGGCGCCCGCGCGGCTGGGCGCCATCCACCGCGTGCTGCAGCTGGGCAGTGCGCTGACCGAGGCGGTCACCGTGGACGAGGTGTGCGAGGTCGTCGGCGACCAGCTCATGCCGGCCTTCGGCGGCCAGCACCTGGCCATCTACGTGATCGACGAAGGCCGCCTGCAGCTGCTCTTCCACACCGGCCACCACGACCGGTTCCTGCACTGGCTGGAAGGCAGGCCGCTCGACACCCCTCTGCCGGGGACGGAGGTGCCGACCTCGAGCACTCCCCGGTTCGTCGAGTCCCGGCAGGATCCGACCGGGCCCCACCCGGCCCTGTCCATGGACGGCGTCGGGGCCTGGGCCTACCTGCCGTTGATCGCCTCCAACCGTCCCGTCGGCACCTGCATCCTCGGCTTCGACGAGCTCCACCACTTCACCACCAGGGACCGCGGCATCCTGACCGCGCTGAGCGGGCTGATCGCCCAGGCACTCGAACGCGCCCGCCTCTACGACGAGAAGTCCGCCCTCGCCCACGGCCTGCAGAACGCACTCCTGCCGCACCGTCTGCCCGTCCTGCCCGGCATCGGCACCACCGGTCGGTACCTGCCGGGCACCAGCGGGATGAACATCGGCGGCGACTGGTACGACGTGATCCCCACCGAGGGCGGTGTGGCCCTGGTGGTCGGTGACGTCGAGGGCCACAGCGTCGCCGCCGCCGGGATCATGGGTCAACTGCGCAGCGCCGTACGGGCCTTCGTCACGGCTGGCCACTCGGCCGGCGCCGTCCTGAGCGGGACCAACCGGCTTCTCGTCGACCTCGACCCCGGGATGCTCGCCAGCTGCTGCTACCTCCGCATCGAACCGCGCACCGGTCGCGTCCACGCCGTCCGCGCCGGGCACTGCCCGCCGCTGGTGCGCCGTCCCGACGGCAGCACCGAGGTCCTGGAGCTGGCGGGCGGCCCCCTCCTCGGCGTCGACGGCGCCAGCAGCTACCCGGAGACCCGGCTGGACCTCGCTCCCGGCTCGATCATCGCCCTCTACACCGACGGCCTCGTCGAGGAGCGCGGCAGCGACATCGACCTGGGCATCGACGACCTGCGGGCCTCCCTGGCCCACGCCCGCGCCGGGAGCCTCGACGAACTCGCCGATCAACTCCTGCGGAAGGCCCTGCGCTCCCGGCACCGTTCGGACGACATCGCGCTGCTCCTCACCGAGTACCGGCCCGAGTGA
- a CDS encoding MaoC family dehydratase: MRIFQGVEELAQAVGTHLGYSDWHTVTQRQIDTFAEATGDRQWIHVDPAKAAHGPFGCTIAHGYLTLSLVPMLVWQVYRVEGLTMGVNYGADKLRFPSPVPVDSKVRAGVELLSVVPGGGGHHATARVTIAREGGEKPACVVEAVSVLVP, encoded by the coding sequence ATGAGGATCTTCCAGGGCGTCGAGGAGCTGGCGCAGGCCGTCGGCACCCACCTCGGGTACTCGGACTGGCACACCGTGACCCAGCGGCAGATCGACACCTTCGCCGAGGCGACCGGTGACCGTCAGTGGATCCACGTCGACCCGGCGAAGGCGGCGCACGGCCCGTTCGGCTGCACGATCGCGCACGGCTATCTGACCCTGTCGCTGGTGCCGATGCTGGTCTGGCAGGTGTACCGGGTCGAAGGGCTGACCATGGGCGTCAACTACGGCGCCGACAAGCTCCGCTTCCCCTCGCCCGTCCCGGTGGACTCCAAGGTGCGCGCCGGGGTGGAACTGCTGTCGGTCGTGCCGGGTGGCGGTGGCCACCACGCGACGGCGAGGGTGACCATCGCCCGGGAGGGCGGCGAGAAGCCGGCCTGCGTGGTCGAGGCCGTCAGCGTCCTGGTGCCCTGA
- the fabG gene encoding 3-oxoacyl-ACP reductase FabG — MNTTPTAVVTGAARGIGAAVARRLAADGFAVAVVDLDEAACKPVVEEIGTAGGRALAVGANVADEQDVRNAVDRIAQELGDPTVLVNNAGITRDNLLFRMTVDDWDSVMDVHLRGSFLMTRAVQGYMAKAGRGRIVNLSSTSALGNRGQANYAAAKAGIQGFTKTLAIELGKFGITANAIAPGFIETEMTAETARRMGIGFDEFKAAAASRIPVARTGRPEDIAHAVSFFAGEGAGFVSGQVLYVAGGPQD, encoded by the coding sequence ATGAACACCACTCCCACCGCCGTCGTCACAGGTGCGGCCCGCGGCATCGGCGCCGCCGTCGCCAGGCGGCTCGCCGCGGACGGCTTCGCCGTCGCCGTCGTCGACCTGGACGAGGCGGCCTGCAAGCCCGTCGTCGAGGAGATCGGGACCGCCGGCGGCCGGGCCCTGGCCGTCGGCGCCAACGTGGCGGACGAGCAGGACGTGCGGAACGCCGTGGACCGGATCGCCCAGGAGCTGGGCGATCCCACCGTGCTGGTCAACAACGCCGGCATCACCCGCGACAACCTGCTGTTCAGGATGACCGTCGACGACTGGGACTCCGTCATGGACGTGCACCTGCGCGGCTCGTTCCTCATGACCCGTGCCGTCCAGGGGTACATGGCCAAGGCCGGCCGGGGCCGGATCGTGAACCTTTCGAGCACCTCTGCCCTGGGCAACCGCGGTCAGGCCAACTACGCGGCGGCCAAGGCCGGGATCCAGGGGTTCACCAAGACGCTCGCCATCGAGCTCGGGAAGTTCGGCATCACCGCCAACGCGATCGCCCCGGGCTTCATCGAGACCGAGATGACGGCCGAGACCGCGCGGCGGATGGGCATCGGATTCGACGAGTTCAAGGCGGCCGCGGCGAGCCGGATCCCGGTGGCCCGTACCGGCAGGCCCGAGGACATCGCGCACGCGGTCTCGTTCTTCGCCGGCGAGGGCGCCGGGTTCGTCTCGGGCCAGGTCCTCTACGTCGCCGGCGGACCGCAGGACTGA
- a CDS encoding HAD family phosphatase produces the protein MTTVEAVAFDYGGVLTGQVRHSIAAWQEADGIEPESFSRTLKAWLSRDAEEGTPIHRLETGGLTVEEFDALLAAELRTVDGTTVDPVGVLARLFAGMRPDPAMFELAAELRGLGIRVALLSNSWGNTYPRERIDPLFDPVVISGEVGLRKPLAPIYLLTLERLGLPADRVLFIDDAEPNVLGARAVGMRALRHIDADTTRAALVDLIPGLSRRRPAPPRI, from the coding sequence GTGACCACCGTGGAGGCCGTGGCCTTCGACTACGGCGGCGTCCTCACCGGCCAGGTCCGGCACTCGATCGCGGCATGGCAGGAGGCCGACGGCATCGAGCCGGAGTCGTTCTCCCGGACGCTCAAGGCCTGGCTGTCCCGGGACGCCGAGGAGGGAACGCCGATCCACCGGCTGGAGACCGGTGGGCTGACGGTCGAGGAGTTCGACGCACTGCTCGCCGCCGAACTGCGCACGGTCGACGGCACAACGGTGGACCCGGTCGGCGTCCTCGCGCGCCTGTTCGCCGGGATGCGGCCCGACCCGGCGATGTTCGAGCTGGCGGCCGAGCTGCGTGGGCTCGGGATCCGGGTGGCGCTGCTGTCCAACAGCTGGGGCAACACCTACCCGCGCGAGCGGATCGACCCGCTCTTCGATCCCGTCGTGATCTCCGGCGAAGTCGGTCTGCGCAAGCCGCTGGCCCCGATCTACCTGCTCACCCTGGAACGGCTCGGCCTGCCGGCCGACCGGGTGCTGTTCATCGACGACGCGGAGCCGAACGTCCTCGGAGCCCGGGCGGTCGGCATGCGGGCCCTGCGGCACATCGACGCCGACACCACCCGCGCCGCGCTCGTCGACCTGATCCCCGGACTGTCCCGGCGGCGCCCGGCCCCGCCCCGGATCTGA
- a CDS encoding acetyl-CoA C-acetyltransferase: MPEAVIVATARSPIGRAFKGSLKDLRPDDLAVQMLRAALAEVPQLDPRTIDDLVLGCGQPAGESGFNMARVVAVLAGLDEVPGTTVNRYCSSSLQSTRMALHAIRAGEGDVFVSAGVETVSRYTQGNADGLPGTRNPAFAEAEARTERFAAGGLTWEDPRTRGWLPDAYITMGQTAENVAQLKGVSRADQDAFGVRSQNLAEKAIIDGFWERDITPVTLPDGSRVTMDDGPRAGVTLEAVSQLRPVFRPDGTVTAGNCCPLNDGAAALVIMSDTRAAELGITPLARIVSTGVSGLSPEIMGLGPVEASKQALARAGLTIGDIDLVEINEAFAAQVIPSARDLGVPEERLNVNGGAIAVGHPFGMTGARITSTLINALQWHDKQFGLETMCVGGGQGMAMVLERLS, translated from the coding sequence ATGCCCGAAGCCGTCATCGTTGCCACTGCCCGCTCGCCGATCGGCCGGGCCTTCAAGGGCTCGCTGAAGGACCTGCGCCCGGACGACCTCGCCGTCCAGATGCTCCGGGCGGCCCTCGCCGAGGTGCCCCAGCTCGACCCGAGGACGATCGACGACCTGGTGCTCGGCTGCGGCCAGCCGGCCGGTGAGTCCGGGTTCAACATGGCCAGGGTCGTCGCCGTCCTCGCAGGGCTGGACGAGGTGCCGGGCACCACGGTCAACCGGTACTGCTCGTCCAGCCTGCAGAGCACCCGGATGGCGCTGCACGCCATCCGGGCGGGCGAGGGCGACGTGTTCGTCTCCGCCGGCGTGGAGACCGTGAGCCGCTACACCCAGGGCAACGCGGACGGCCTGCCCGGCACCAGGAACCCGGCGTTCGCCGAGGCGGAGGCCCGCACCGAGCGGTTCGCCGCCGGCGGCCTGACGTGGGAGGACCCGCGCACCCGGGGATGGCTGCCGGACGCGTACATCACGATGGGTCAGACGGCGGAGAACGTCGCGCAGCTCAAGGGCGTCAGCCGGGCGGACCAGGACGCCTTCGGCGTGCGCAGCCAGAACCTCGCCGAGAAGGCGATCATCGACGGCTTCTGGGAGCGCGACATCACCCCGGTGACCCTGCCCGACGGCAGCCGGGTGACCATGGACGACGGTCCGCGTGCCGGGGTGACGCTCGAAGCCGTCTCCCAACTGCGGCCCGTGTTCCGGCCGGACGGCACCGTCACCGCAGGCAACTGCTGCCCACTGAACGACGGCGCCGCCGCGCTCGTCATCATGTCGGACACCCGGGCCGCGGAACTCGGCATCACCCCGCTGGCCCGCATCGTCAGCACGGGCGTCTCGGGACTCTCCCCCGAGATCATGGGCCTGGGGCCGGTCGAGGCCTCGAAGCAGGCGCTCGCGCGCGCCGGCCTGACCATCGGCGACATCGACCTGGTCGAGATCAACGAGGCGTTCGCCGCCCAGGTCATCCCGTCCGCGCGCGACCTCGGCGTGCCGGAGGAGAGGCTCAACGTCAACGGCGGCGCGATCGCCGTCGGCCACCCGTTCGGCATGACCGGCGCCCGGATCACCAGCACCCTCATCAACGCACTGCAGTGGCACGACAAGCAGTTCGGACTGGAGACCATGTGCGTCGGCGGCGGCCAGGGCATGGCGATGGTGCTGGAGCGCCTCTCGTGA
- a CDS encoding universal stress protein, with amino-acid sequence MADPAAPHSSGPVVVGTDGSPQARQAVTFALREARLRATGLRAVCAYEYTPARQSGFAWTVSSGPDGGPVPQQRDLMAQAVADSVEELQEELGGPPVEVEIVCEPGRPAQVLLEAGKDAALLVVGSRGSGAWGRLALGSTSTEVVHHARLPVVVVPAEHDTAPS; translated from the coding sequence ATGGCCGATCCTGCCGCCCCCCACTCCTCCGGCCCGGTCGTGGTCGGGACGGACGGTTCGCCCCAGGCCCGGCAGGCCGTGACCTTCGCGCTCCGCGAGGCCCGACTGCGGGCCACCGGCCTGCGGGCCGTCTGCGCGTACGAGTACACCCCCGCCCGGCAGTCCGGGTTCGCATGGACGGTCTCCTCCGGCCCGGACGGCGGCCCCGTCCCGCAGCAGCGCGATCTCATGGCCCAGGCCGTGGCGGACTCCGTCGAGGAACTGCAGGAAGAGCTCGGCGGACCGCCCGTGGAGGTGGAGATCGTCTGCGAACCCGGCCGTCCGGCGCAGGTCCTCCTCGAAGCCGGCAAGGACGCCGCCCTGCTCGTGGTCGGCTCCCGGGGATCGGGCGCCTGGGGGCGCCTCGCCCTCGGGTCGACCAGTACCGAGGTCGTCCACCACGCCCGCCTGCCGGTCGTCGTCGTCCCGGCGGAGCACGACACCGCACCCTCCTGA
- a CDS encoding MBL fold metallo-hydrolase, whose amino-acid sequence MAATVHVLTAGYADDRVASTVTLLRDGDTSVVVDPGMVADRRLILRPLHAEGLDPDRVTDVVFSHHHPDHTLNAALFPRARFHDHMAVYQDDVWQDRDADGFRISEHIQLRRTPGHSAEDISTLVRTDDGLVVLTHLWWHAEGPAEDPFAADPDLLTHSRRAVLDLRPSLIIPGHGRPFAPDDRTPV is encoded by the coding sequence GTGGCCGCCACCGTCCACGTCCTGACCGCCGGCTACGCCGACGACCGTGTCGCGAGCACCGTCACCCTGCTGCGCGACGGCGACACGTCCGTCGTGGTGGACCCCGGCATGGTCGCCGACCGCCGGCTGATCCTCCGGCCCCTCCACGCGGAGGGCCTCGACCCGGACCGGGTCACCGACGTCGTCTTCAGCCACCACCACCCCGACCACACCCTGAACGCCGCCCTGTTCCCCCGCGCCCGCTTCCACGACCACATGGCCGTCTACCAGGACGACGTCTGGCAGGACCGCGACGCCGACGGCTTCCGGATCAGCGAGCACATCCAGCTCCGCCGCACCCCCGGCCACTCCGCCGAGGACATCAGCACCCTCGTCCGCACCGACGACGGACTGGTCGTCCTCACCCACCTCTGGTGGCACGCCGAAGGCCCGGCGGAGGACCCGTTCGCCGCCGATCCCGACCTCCTCACGCACTCCCGCCGCGCCGTCCTGGACCTGCGCCCCTCCCTGATCATCCCCGGCCACGGCCGGCCCTTCGCCCCCGACGACCGCACCCCGGTCTGA